The region GGCAATTTTCTTTTCCGAAGACACGTCATATTCTTTAAATTTATCCACCAGATTGGTAAGATTTCCTACAGACATATAAAACACCAGTGTATCATTGGTTTCCGCTATTTCTTTCCAGTAATCTTCGGTCAGTATTTCGGACTTATAATAGGTAAGAAATCTTACCGACGTAGCATATCCTCTTGCTGTCAAGGGCATTCCTGCATAGGCAGCCGCGCCAAGAGCTGCAGTTACCCCGGGAATAATTTCATACGTGATATTATTCTCTTTCAGTACTTGTAATTCATCCAGAATATTGGAAAATATAGATACATCCCCGCCCTTTAATCTTGCAACCGTTTTATTGTGAAGTGCGTATTCTACCATTAGCTCATTAATAGAAGACTGTGGTGTGGATGCTTTTTTGCTGCATTCTTTACCTACATATACTATCTCTGTTTCTTTGCCTACATAGTTATCCACAATTTCAGGACTAACAAGCCTGTCGCATAAGATTACATCTGCTTCTGTAATGGCTCGGATAGCCTTTACTGTGATCAGATCAGGATCACCAGGCCCTGCACCGATAAGATATACCTTTGGTGTTTTATTAGTTGTTTTCATTTAAAAATCTGGTGTATGTTTCTTCTATTGCTGTATTCTCGATTTACTACAGAGTCTCCGACAGGCTCAGACTGACAATGCTATAACCTAAGATCGGATATTAGGACTGTCATACTGAGATTGTTAAAGTATTAGCAATAATTATTTTCTTTTTTAAAATAAAGGCTTTAGAACAATCCTTCTATGGAAAGATATCTTTCGCCCGTGTCATAGTTAATCGTTAATATCTTAGAACCTGCTGGTATTTCAGGAAGCTTTTTAGCAACTGCTGCCAGTGCTGCCCCTGTGGAAATCCCTACAAAAAGCCCTTCCTTTTTTGCAGCATCTATAGCAAAAGTAAAGGCTTCGTCTTTGCCAATCTGAGTAATACCATCCAAAATAGAAGTATCCAGAATAGACGGAACAAAACCTGCTCCTAAGCCCTGTAATGGATGTGGCCCCGGTGCACCTCCACTTAGTACTGGTGATAATTCCGGTTCTACAGCGATTACTTTTACATTAGGATACTTTTGTTTTATCACCTGTGCAATTCCGGTGATATGTCCACCGGTTCCAACTCCTGTAATGATATAATCCAACCCGTCCGGAAAGTCTTTCAGAATTTCCTGAGCTGTAGTTTCTGTATGAACTTTTACATTTGCCGGATTATCAAACTGTCTCGGAATCCAGGAATTCGGCGTTACTTCTGCCAGTTCATTAGCTTTTTCGATAGCACCTTTCATCCCTTTTTCTCTGGGTGTCAACACGAATTCTGCTCCATAAGCCTCCATAATCTTTCTTCTTTCCACACTCATACTCTCGGGCATGACCAGAATAAGTTTATATCCCTTCACAGCTGCTACCAGAGAAAGTCCTATACCGGTATTACCACTTGTAGGTTCTATAATTATACTATCTTTATTCAACAGACCTTTAGCCTCTGCATCTTCAATCATTGAAAGAGCAATTCTGTCTTTAATGCTTCCGCCTGGGTTACTCTTCTCCAGCTTGATCCAAACTTCACTATCTGAATTAAAAAGTTTATTAATTTTTACGACTGGTGTATTTCCTATAGTTTCTAATATATTCTGAAATTTCATAATGTTTTTCTTTAGTTGTTGGTTTACAGTTTATGGTTGTTAGTTTCTCATATCTGAGTTTCATCTCTCAAACTCAAAAGATTTCGTAATTCTCATTTCGTAATTCGTACTTTAAATGACAAAAGTTAATGACTCCGGAAGAGGATTATTGTCTTTTATCCTGATTTCGCTTTTGTTATAGACCAGAGAATTGGAAGGAACATTTTGAGTAATCCACACATTACCGCCTATAATACTGTCCCGGCCTATGGTTGTATCTCCGCCCAGAATAGTAGCCCCTGAATAAATAATAACATTATCCTCAATATTAGGATGTCTTTTCTTATTGGCCTTATCCTTGGAAACATTTAATGCTCCTAGTGTAACTCCCTGATAGATCTTTACATTATTTCCAATTACCGATGTTTCTCCGATTACAATACCTGTTCCGTGATCTATGAAAAAATGTTCTCCTATCACTGCCCCCGGATGAATATCGATTCCCGTTTTGCTATGTCCGTATTCTGAAATAATACGAGGCAGAGTTTTTATCTTTTGTTTCCACAACTGGTGGGAAACTCTATAGACATAAGTGGCGAAAAATCCGGGATATGCCAGCAGAATTTCTTCCAAAGATTCTGTTGCAGGGTCAAATTCTAAAATAGATTCGGCATCCAGAATCAAGCGTTCATATATTTCCGGTAACGCGTCGAACAGCACTTCCACTTGTCGTTCTGCAAAAAGTTTGTCATCAGTCGTATTTTTTATTAATTCAAAAAGTTTGTTCTGTAATTCTTCAAATTGAGTTCTCAGTGTTTCCTCCATATTGATATGCTGAGGAAGAAAAAGCAACTGGTATAATTCCTCTACAAAAGCTTCCGCTTTATTCTTGTCGAAAAAACCATATGATGCATTTTTTTTTCTCTGAAAAATCTGCTCAATAAAAGAATCGGACACTTTATTCATATCTACTGAATTATACAGGCTGCAACTGTTGAGTTAGAGGTTTCGTCTACCAAAATTGCAGAACCTGTTGCTTTATTTTTTCTGAAACTATCAAAAACCAAAGGCTGTGCTGTTTTTAGTGTTACTTTCACAATTTCATTCAGCTTTATATCACCATCTGCTTTTTCGTGTTCCAGTGTATTTACATTTACTTTATATTCCACATCTTTCACCAATGCCTTTATCAGTCTGCTGTGATGCTGTAATATATATTTATTGCCTGGCTGCAAGGCTTTCTGATCCAACCAGCATAGTAATACTTCTACTTCTTTTTCTACTTGTGGCAATTGCTCTGCTGATACAAAAAAGTCACCCCTGCTTACATCTATATCGTCTTCAATATGCAATACCACCGACTGCCCTTCAAAAGCTTCTTCAACTTCAGATCCGTTAATTTCAATTCTGTCTATTTTCGTAGAAATTTCTGTCGGCAGAATCTGAATTCGGTCTCCTTTACGAAAATCCCCACTCAGTATTTTCCCGGCATAACCACGATAATCATGTAACTCATCAAACTGCATCTCTCCTTGTTCATTATTTTCATAGGAATCGGCGAAATATTTCATATTTTGAGGACGGATTACATATTGCACCTGAAAACGGCTATTTATATCTGTATCAGTATTTACCTCTACTTCCTCCAGGTATTCTAACAACGAAATGCCATTATACCAATCCATATCTGCAGATCTTGTTACAATATTATCTCCTTTCAGAGCCGAGATCGGGAAATAGGTAACTTGAGTCAGTCCAAGATTTTCTGCAATTTTTGCATAGTCAGCTTTTATATTTTCATAAATCTGTTCCGAATAATCTACCAAATCCATTTTGTTAATAGCCACTGCAACTTTTTTCAGATTAAGTAATGATGCTATAATGGAATGTCTTCTGGTTTGTTCTATAACTCCCTGACGTGCATCTATAAGAATAACCATTAGATCTGAGTTAGATGCACCGGTGATCATATTTCGAGTATACTGTACATGTCCGGGAGCATCAGCTATAATAAACTTTCTTCTGGCTGTTGAAAAATATCTGTAGGCTACATCTATTGTAATCCCCTGTTCTCTTTCAGCACGTAATCCGTCGGTAAGCAGCGCAAGGTCTACCCCGTCATCATTTTTGTTTTTAGAATGCTTTTCCAAAACCTCCAACTGATCTTGTAAAATGCTTTTGCTATCGTAAAGCAGTCTGCCGATAAGGGTACTTTTACCATCGTCTACGCTTCCTGCTGTTATAAATCTTAATA is a window of Elizabethkingia anophelis R26 DNA encoding:
- the cobA gene encoding uroporphyrinogen-III C-methyltransferase; this translates as MKTTNKTPKVYLIGAGPGDPDLITVKAIRAITEADVILCDRLVSPEIVDNYVGKETEIVYVGKECSKKASTPQSSINELMVEYALHNKTVARLKGGDVSIFSNILDELQVLKENNITYEIIPGVTAALGAAAYAGMPLTARGYATSVRFLTYYKSEILTEDYWKEIAETNDTLVFYMSVGNLTNLVDKFKEYDVSSEKKIAVIEQATTPFQKVYTSSFEDFAQKLGHKLFASPSLVVIGKIVNLHEEFSWLQNTDSEGLYFKSITNGSLLPKTQNFFEYAV
- the cysK gene encoding cysteine synthase A; protein product: MKFQNILETIGNTPVVKINKLFNSDSEVWIKLEKSNPGGSIKDRIALSMIEDAEAKGLLNKDSIIIEPTSGNTGIGLSLVAAVKGYKLILVMPESMSVERRKIMEAYGAEFVLTPREKGMKGAIEKANELAEVTPNSWIPRQFDNPANVKVHTETTAQEILKDFPDGLDYIITGVGTGGHITGIAQVIKQKYPNVKVIAVEPELSPVLSGGAPGPHPLQGLGAGFVPSILDTSILDGITQIGKDEAFTFAIDAAKKEGLFVGISTGAALAAVAKKLPEIPAGSKILTINYDTGERYLSIEGLF
- the epsC gene encoding serine O-acetyltransferase EpsC, coding for MNKVSDSFIEQIFQRKKNASYGFFDKNKAEAFVEELYQLLFLPQHINMEETLRTQFEELQNKLFELIKNTTDDKLFAERQVEVLFDALPEIYERLILDAESILEFDPATESLEEILLAYPGFFATYVYRVSHQLWKQKIKTLPRIISEYGHSKTGIDIHPGAVIGEHFFIDHGTGIVIGETSVIGNNVKIYQGVTLGALNVSKDKANKKRHPNIEDNVIIYSGATILGGDTTIGRDSIIGGNVWITQNVPSNSLVYNKSEIRIKDNNPLPESLTFVI
- a CDS encoding sulfate adenylyltransferase subunit 1, whose product is MDILRFITAGSVDDGKSTLIGRLLYDSKSILQDQLEVLEKHSKNKNDDGVDLALLTDGLRAEREQGITIDVAYRYFSTARRKFIIADAPGHVQYTRNMITGASNSDLMVILIDARQGVIEQTRRHSIIASLLNLKKVAVAINKMDLVDYSEQIYENIKADYAKIAENLGLTQVTYFPISALKGDNIVTRSADMDWYNGISLLEYLEEVEVNTDTDINSRFQVQYVIRPQNMKYFADSYENNEQGEMQFDELHDYRGYAGKILSGDFRKGDRIQILPTEISTKIDRIEINGSEVEEAFEGQSVVLHIEDDIDVSRGDFFVSAEQLPQVEKEVEVLLCWLDQKALQPGNKYILQHHSRLIKALVKDVEYKVNVNTLEHEKADGDIKLNEIVKVTLKTAQPLVFDSFRKNKATGSAILVDETSNSTVAACIIQ